TGACGGAAAGACGGATACAGCTTCCTGCATGTCTGCGTACATCGAAGAAGGCTTTGATGGAATAATGAGAACAGATCACACGCCTACGTTGTACGGGGATACATATAAAGTCCCAGGGTATTCTATCTTAGGAAGATTACATGCAATCGGATACATACAAGGTCTTATAGACGGTGTTTCAATGGTGTGAATTATCTGCATTGGGGGTACTAATAGGCAGCTTCGAAAGAAGGCCTCCGTCTACAGTTAGGCATGCTCCAGTGATGAAGGATGACCTGTCGCTTGCAAGGAAGGCAACTACTTCCGCAACTTCTTCTGGTCTTCCTATCCTGCCCATAGGGTGCTGTCTGCCCCATTCTTCTATCTTTCTCTCTACAGCATTTTCATCCTCTCCAACCTCCATCTTTGCAGCTTTTATGACCATTGGGGTCATAATGGTTCCTGGACAGACAGCGTTGCACCTAATTTTTGGTGCATAGTCAATGGCTACTGATCGAGTCAACCCTAAAAGAGCGTGTTTGCTAGTCACATAAGCTGCTGCATTCTTAGTTGCGGCGTAGCTTTGAACAGAAGCAATGTTAATTATGGATCCGTGGCCAATAGCCAACATAACTGGTATAGTATATTTAGCCATCAAGTAAGAACCATTAACGTTAACATCAATTATCCTTCGCCATATTTCTGTGGGCGTAAGATGTAGAGGTGAATATTGCTCTATACCAGCGTTGTTTACCAGTATGTCAATCCTGCCGTATTTTTTAGTTGTTTTTTCCACTGCTTCTTTTACTTCTTCCTCGTTGGTAACATCGATCTTAAAGTGATCAGATACGTTTACATCAGATTTTTCATCAAGGGATACGGAAACAACTT
This genomic stretch from Thermoplasma volcanium GSS1 harbors:
- a CDS encoding SDR family oxidoreductase; translation: MEEFTDKVAIVTGGSSGIGLAVVDALVRYGAKVVSVSLDEKSDVNVSDHFKIDVTNEEEVKEAVEKTTKKYGRIDILVNNAGIEQYSPLHLTPTEIWRRIIDVNVNGSYLMAKYTIPVMLAIGHGSIINIASVQSYAATKNAAAYVTSKHALLGLTRSVAIDYAPKIRCNAVCPGTIMTPMVIKAAKMEVGEDENAVERKIEEWGRQHPMGRIGRPEEVAEVVAFLASDRSSFITGACLTVDGGLLSKLPISTPNADNSHH